A genomic segment from Ramlibacter agri encodes:
- a CDS encoding carotenoid biosynthesis protein: MAERRLGTSSDLLLPAGLAAALVAWTAAGWRPVTLALVLASLAWFAASLWSSRALIGRRASWIFVGLAAALGWFAEEMGSRYGWFFGDYHYTDVLGPRVGSVPIVIPLMWFGVCQVGLTLACLIAWRRPVPPAQGWRTGALVALFTALLVTAFDLGADPYFVYQLKAWIMVKEGDWFGETVWGFAGWLFVSFTITALFLWRARPAQAIDTPPATLRRAALVPIVVYAGMMAFQVAVGDPLALRVISFFAMGIPALAAAIAWHQWRSEPAQQSPAEQPARVIDWEAATLQADPLADQAVAAIVGPWEPGAQPPAAAMARLGQATRLLASWTTNASIANWTPPAPGNDPQVVAALQAYLAAAGPAPDWMDAVQVEAAEDVFMDYGPLSCTLLFCASLPECYLLPQLSEVLHVAGQLEARTEYRIRQTAAMVFPVMMKGGLTRADGGGIAQVLKVRLIHATIRHLILRGAPHEAQATCVPPLAKVAPGASLNEALLAHGWDAGRQGQPCNQLELAYTLLTFGYVFLRGLRKLGLPLTPEQERAYLHAWNVVGHALGIRPELLAHTMEEAEAMFEQLQARAFAKPADPDVRAPLGRALMNAMANSIALPVLRNVPVPMTRWLIGRKTANAIGVRRGGLLATLLFNLGRVCILGFDRVVRLVLPDFSLTRMFTRVVGYRMLSRFLLDQARPLTLPEELLNPMRRTVAGWRSDARAPRWVNHLETQLTQPGSAAS, translated from the coding sequence TTGGCTGAGCGGCGCTTGGGAACGAGTTCGGACTTGCTGTTGCCCGCGGGGCTTGCCGCGGCGCTGGTTGCCTGGACGGCGGCGGGCTGGCGGCCCGTGACGCTGGCCCTGGTGCTTGCCTCTCTCGCCTGGTTCGCGGCCAGCCTCTGGTCCAGCCGCGCCTTGATCGGGCGGCGCGCCAGCTGGATCTTCGTCGGCCTGGCCGCGGCGCTGGGCTGGTTCGCCGAGGAGATGGGCTCGCGCTACGGCTGGTTCTTCGGCGACTACCACTACACCGACGTGCTCGGGCCGCGGGTCGGCTCGGTGCCCATCGTCATCCCGCTCATGTGGTTCGGCGTCTGCCAGGTGGGCCTGACGCTCGCCTGCCTGATTGCATGGCGCCGGCCGGTGCCGCCCGCGCAGGGCTGGCGCACCGGCGCGCTGGTCGCCCTGTTCACCGCGCTGCTGGTGACGGCCTTCGACCTCGGCGCCGACCCCTATTTCGTCTACCAGCTCAAGGCCTGGATCATGGTCAAGGAGGGCGACTGGTTCGGCGAGACCGTCTGGGGCTTCGCCGGCTGGCTGTTCGTGAGCTTCACCATCACGGCGCTGTTCCTCTGGCGCGCCCGCCCGGCGCAGGCGATCGACACCCCGCCCGCCACGCTGCGGCGCGCCGCGCTCGTGCCGATCGTGGTCTACGCCGGCATGATGGCCTTCCAGGTGGCGGTGGGCGACCCGCTCGCCTTGCGCGTCATCTCGTTCTTCGCCATGGGCATCCCGGCGCTGGCCGCGGCGATCGCCTGGCACCAGTGGCGCAGCGAACCGGCGCAGCAGTCGCCCGCCGAACAGCCGGCACGCGTCATCGACTGGGAGGCAGCCACGCTGCAGGCCGATCCGCTGGCCGACCAAGCCGTCGCCGCCATCGTCGGCCCGTGGGAGCCGGGCGCGCAGCCGCCGGCTGCCGCCATGGCGCGCCTCGGCCAGGCCACGCGCCTGCTGGCAAGCTGGACCACCAACGCCAGCATCGCGAACTGGACGCCTCCGGCCCCCGGCAACGACCCGCAGGTGGTCGCGGCGCTGCAGGCCTACCTCGCCGCGGCCGGCCCGGCGCCGGACTGGATGGACGCTGTCCAGGTGGAAGCCGCCGAAGACGTGTTCATGGACTACGGCCCGCTGTCCTGCACCTTGCTGTTCTGCGCCAGCCTGCCGGAGTGCTACCTGCTGCCGCAGTTGTCCGAGGTGCTGCACGTGGCGGGCCAGCTGGAAGCGCGCACCGAGTACCGCATCCGCCAGACCGCCGCGATGGTGTTCCCGGTCATGATGAAGGGCGGCCTCACGCGCGCGGACGGCGGCGGCATCGCCCAGGTGTTGAAGGTGCGCCTGATCCACGCCACCATCCGCCACCTGATCCTGCGCGGCGCGCCGCACGAGGCGCAGGCCACCTGCGTGCCGCCGCTGGCCAAGGTGGCGCCCGGCGCCAGCCTGAACGAAGCCCTGCTCGCGCACGGCTGGGACGCCGGCCGCCAGGGCCAGCCCTGCAACCAGCTGGAACTGGCCTACACCCTGCTCACCTTCGGCTATGTGTTCCTGCGCGGCCTGCGCAAGCTGGGGCTGCCCCTCACGCCGGAACAGGAGCGCGCCTACCTGCACGCCTGGAACGTCGTCGGCCACGCGCTGGGCATCCGTCCCGAGCTGCTGGCGCACACGATGGAAGAAGCGGAGGCGATGTTCGAGCAGCTGCAAGCCCGCGCCTTCGCCAAGCCGGCCGATCCCGACGTCCGTGCCCCCCTGGGACGCGCGCTGATGAACGCGATGGCGAATTCGATCGCACTGCCGGTGCTGCGCAACGTGCCGGTGCCCATGACGCGCTGGCTGATCGGCCGCAAGACGGCGAACGCGATCGGCGTCCGCCGCGGCGGGCTGCTGGCCACGCTGCTGTTCAACTTGGGCCGGGTCTGCATCCTCGGCTTCGACCGCGTCGTACGGCTGGTGCTGCCGGACTTCTCGCTCACGCGCATGTTCACGCGCGTGGTCGGCTACCGCATGCTCTCGCGCTTCCTGCTGGACCAGGCAAGGCCGCTGACGCTGCCCGAGGAACTGCTGAACCCGATGCGCCGCACGGTGGCCGGCTGGCGCAGCGACGCCCGCGCGCCGCGCTGGGTGAATCACCTGGAGACGCAGCTGACGCAACCGGGGAGCGCGGCTTCGTGA
- a CDS encoding sensor domain-containing diguanylate cyclase, producing MRLALFRVLRWAALALLLAGAGAWARAPGEGEITLQGRYWIDPTGTATIADVAGGAAQLQPFERHRAFMLGQAALWMRFDLPALDAGHRWYVLLPGSPFIDRASLFTSADGQWREQHAGDHIPVAQWDHPFMSPLFELHPPHPGTVWLRVENQPAPTSPFVRLLTDDSLQQQMQWTDLLVGAYLGFGLLVLLVGLMHARLYGDRVFDIYCAYVAFMLLFQLAFTGLGGVFLWREWATVNDTAPAVFMLCMIACGIWFVREATAVQRHSRIVDRFARGFSVFGLVLAAFYDLGRDHGAYTLLNVYGLVSVVVSLGLCAWTWRKGEKYSGWLLLGFLPVHLGYPFPALRAAGVLPDSWATQYAVLIGSAIEIPLLLWILHWRAKDFSENRVRARALDSIDPLTGLAIAPVLRLRLRDALRRAGSTGQRCSLMLVELCNHAAIVAREGREAGDRALVVAAARMSELVRDLDTVCRIADTRFAILTEGSQDEDRRRMLAQHIVARGLEPVPRLARDTALHFRIVTVAAPGGALELSSNAAFDEQYLMQRLNRTLDRVTAEARKVVFHIEPRPELDSRVPASIP from the coding sequence ATGCGGCTGGCGCTGTTCCGGGTGCTGCGCTGGGCCGCATTGGCCCTGCTGCTCGCGGGCGCGGGCGCGTGGGCCCGGGCGCCGGGTGAAGGCGAGATCACGCTGCAAGGCCGCTACTGGATCGATCCGACCGGCACGGCGACCATCGCCGACGTGGCCGGCGGCGCGGCGCAGCTGCAACCCTTCGAGCGGCATCGCGCCTTCATGCTGGGGCAGGCGGCGCTGTGGATGCGCTTCGACCTGCCGGCGCTGGACGCGGGCCACCGCTGGTACGTGCTGCTTCCGGGCTCACCCTTCATCGACCGCGCCAGCCTGTTCACGTCCGCGGACGGCCAGTGGCGCGAGCAGCACGCCGGCGACCACATCCCGGTGGCCCAGTGGGACCACCCTTTCATGTCGCCGCTGTTCGAGCTGCATCCGCCGCACCCCGGCACCGTGTGGTTGCGGGTGGAAAACCAGCCGGCGCCGACCAGTCCCTTCGTGCGGCTGCTCACCGACGACTCGCTGCAGCAGCAGATGCAGTGGACCGACCTGCTGGTGGGCGCCTACCTCGGCTTCGGCCTGCTGGTGCTGCTGGTCGGCCTGATGCATGCGCGCCTGTACGGCGACCGCGTGTTCGACATCTACTGCGCCTACGTCGCCTTCATGCTGCTGTTCCAGCTGGCCTTCACCGGCCTGGGCGGCGTGTTCCTGTGGCGCGAATGGGCGACGGTCAACGACACCGCGCCAGCCGTCTTCATGCTGTGCATGATCGCCTGCGGCATCTGGTTCGTGCGCGAGGCGACCGCGGTGCAGCGCCACAGCCGGATCGTGGACCGCTTCGCCCGCGGCTTCTCGGTGTTCGGCCTGGTTCTCGCTGCGTTCTACGACCTCGGCCGCGACCACGGCGCCTACACCTTGCTGAACGTGTACGGCCTCGTCTCGGTGGTGGTGAGCCTGGGCCTGTGCGCCTGGACCTGGCGCAAGGGTGAGAAGTATTCCGGCTGGCTGCTGCTCGGCTTCCTGCCGGTGCACCTGGGCTACCCCTTCCCGGCGTTGCGCGCGGCCGGCGTGCTGCCGGACAGCTGGGCGACGCAATACGCAGTGCTGATCGGCTCCGCCATCGAGATCCCGCTGCTGCTGTGGATCCTGCACTGGCGCGCCAAGGACTTCAGCGAGAACCGCGTGCGTGCCCGCGCCCTGGACAGCATCGATCCACTCACCGGTCTCGCCATCGCGCCGGTGCTCCGCCTGCGCCTGCGCGATGCCTTGCGGCGTGCGGGCAGCACGGGCCAGCGCTGTTCGCTGATGCTGGTGGAACTGTGCAACCACGCCGCCATCGTGGCGCGCGAAGGCCGCGAGGCCGGCGACCGCGCGCTGGTGGTGGCCGCGGCACGCATGTCGGAGCTGGTGCGCGACCTCGACACGGTCTGCCGCATTGCCGACACCCGCTTCGCCATCCTGACCGAAGGTTCGCAGGACGAGGACCGCCGCCGCATGCTGGCGCAGCACATCGTGGCCCGCGGCCTGGAGCCCGTGCCGCGGCTCGCGCGCGACACCGCGCTGCACTTCCGCATCGTCACCGTCGCGGCGCCGGGCGGTGCGCTGGAACTGAGCTCCAACGCCGCCTTCGACGAGCAGTACCTGATGCAGCGCTTGAACCGCACGCTGGACCGAGTGACCGCCGAAGCCCGCAAGGTGGTCTTCCACATCGAGCCGCGCCCGGAGTTGGACAGCCGCGTCCCGGCCTCGATCCCCTGA